One genomic window of Glycine soja cultivar W05 chromosome 9, ASM419377v2, whole genome shotgun sequence includes the following:
- the LOC114425098 gene encoding uncharacterized protein LOC114425098, whose protein sequence is MRLYGSDSSKAMKPLCSSEFLCDNEKAESIHSESEYFGALNDTLSHVCDQIDSNGSQKEAESMEKCCSETVHDYGNSGLEEEETTKLVFKFEYQKWNCNYDEELKEGYGESRDFVKGGDAVSASTNKYEFMSGTSFSHFLDEPEAENFTVKEFFVHSNDVIQLENHVSNDFGFLSNKKPENCERGVISANLKNFTENAHKDVSEKFKAEELIEQPVEPVVCNFLSDDDFICSSSDSDSISSSLEEGFLSDTDFGTTTEYDTLGRNAAEEDLDFGDEKSYENLDVGYEPDDFTEEDEDIMDEFGKLEEECRLEKSSSKNSEDSNSINSKHEQSVKPNSQALATIDLEDSNRFDTLWEHQDLIEQLKMELKKVRATGLPTILEDSESPRIMEDLKPWKIDEKLQHGSTTNELPKFYRSYRERMRKFDILNYQKMYAIGVLQSKDPLQSFSTHKNPSPAFTSILPHGFCLSRRKNTKADPMKKFIRELYSDLEMVYVGQLCLSWEFLQWEYEKALKLWESDQYGLLRFNEVAGEFQQFQVLLQRFIENEPFLQGARVENYARNRCAMRNLLQVPVIREDNAKDKRKLRKREAEKDAITSDMLVEILEESIRTIWHFIRADKDASSLALKGLRENQVELQDPSDSQLLVEIRMDLQKKEKRLRELLRSGNCILKKFQKHYHEDGADQVLYFFSQVDMRLVWRVLNMSRITTDQLAWCRSKLNKINFVNRRIHVEPSFLLFPS, encoded by the exons ATGAG ATTATATGGTTCTGATTCTTCTAAAGCAATGAAACCGCTTTGTTCTTCTGAGTTTTTATGTGACAATGAAAAAGCTGAGTCAATTCATTCCGAGTCTGAATATTTTGGGGCACTAAATGATACTCTCTCACATGTATGTGATCAAATTGATTCTAATGGTAGCCAGAAAGAAGCAGAGTCCATGGAAAAATGTTGTTCTGAAACTGTTCATGATTATGGAAATTCTGGGCTTGAAGAAGAGGAAACAACAAAGTtggttttcaaatttgaatATCAAAAGTGGAATTGCAATTATGATGAAGAACTCAAAGAAGGGTACGGTGAAAGTAGAGATTTTGTGAAGGGGGGTGATGCTGTTTCTGCTAGCACCAATAAGTATGAGTTCATGTCAGGCACGTCTTTCAGCCACTTCTTGGATGAACCTGAGGCTGAAAATTTCACTGTCAAAGAATTTTTTGTTCATTCAAATGATGTTATTCAATTGGAAAATCATGTTAGCAATGATTTTGGGTTCTTATCAAACAAAAAGCCAGAAAATTGTGAAAGAGGAGTTATATCAGCAAATCTTAAGAATTTCACAGAAAATGCACACAAAGATGTGTCAGAGAAGTTCAAAGCTGAGGAGTTAATAGAACAACCTGTGGAACCAGTTGTTTGCAATTTTCTTTCCGatgatgattttatttgttCAAGTTCTGACTCAGATTCTATTAGCAGTTCTTTGGAGGAGGGGTTTTTGTCAGACACAGACTTTGGAACCACTACTGAGTATGACACATTGGGAAGAAATGCAGCAGAAGAGGATTTGGACTTTGGGGATGAGAAAAGCTATGAGAATTTGGATGTTGGATATGAGCCTGATGATTTTACTGAAGAGGATGAAGATATAATGGATGAGTTTGGAAAATTGGAAGAAGAATGTAGGCTGGAGAAGTCTTCAAGTAAAAACTCTGAAGATAGCAATAGCATCAATTCCAAACATGAACAATCTGTGAAGCCTAATTCACAGGCTTTAGCAACTATTGATCTTGAGGATTCCAACCGGTTTGACACACTGTGGGAACATCAAGATTTGATAGAACAATTGAAGATGGAGCTGAAGAAGGTCAGAGCCACTGGCCTACCTACCATCCTTGAGGATTCTGAGTCTCCAAGGATAATGGAAGACTTGAAGCCATggaaaattgatgaaaaattaCAGCATGGTAGCACCACAAATGAGCTTCCAAAATTCTACAGGAGTTATCGAGAACGAATGCGAAAATTCGATATCTTGAATTACCAAAAGATGTATGCTATAG GTGTTTTACAGTCAAAGGACCCACTCCAATCATTTTCAACCCATAAGAACCCTTCACCAGCATTCACATCCATTCTTCCACACGGCTTTTGCCTTTCTAGACGTAAAAATACCAAAGCTGACCCAATGAAGAAGTTCATAAGAGAATTGTACAGTGATTTGGAAATGGTTTATGTTGGGCAGTTGTGCCTTTCTTGGGAATTTCTTCAGTGGGAATACGAGAAGGCCTTGAAGCTATGGGAATCTGACCAATACGGATTACTAAGGTTCAATGAAGTAGCTGGGGAGTTTCAACAATTCCAAGTGCTTCTCCAAAGGTTTATAGAGAATGAACCTTTCCTCCAAGGTGCACGGGTTGAAAACTATGCTAGGAATCGTTGTGCAATGCGCAATCTTCTTCAAGTTCCGGTAATAAGAG AAGACAATGCCAAGGATAAAAGGAAATTGAGAAAAAGAGAGGCAGAAAAAGATGCAATCACAAGTGACATGCTAGTTGAGATTTTGGAAGAATCCATCAGAACAATTTGGCATTTCATAAGAGCCGATAAAGATGCATCCAGCTTGGCACTTAAAGGTCTAAGGGAAAATCAAGTTGAGCTCCAAGACCCTTCAGATTCACAGCTTTTGGTGGAGATTAGAATGGATCTTCAAAAG AAGGAAAAGAGACTGAGAGAGCTTTTGAGGAGTGGAAATTGCATATTGAAGAAGTTCCAAAAGCATTATCATGAAGATGGGGCAGATCAAGTGCTTTATTTCTTCTCTCAAGTGGACATGAGATTGGTTTGGAGAGTGTTGAACATGTCAAGGATAACGACGGATCAACTTGCATGGTGTCGTAGCAAACTAAACAAGATCAATTTTGTAAACCGAAGGATACATGTAGAACCATCATTCTTACTTTTCCCTAGTTAA
- the LOC114366898 gene encoding 60S ribosomal protein L34-like yields MVQRLTYRKRHSYATKSNQHRVVKTPGGKLVYQTTKKRASGPKCPVTGKRIQGIPHLRPAEYKRSRLPRNRRTVNRAYGGVLSGGAVRERIIRAFLVEEQKIVKKVLKIQKAKEKQASKS; encoded by the exons ATGGTGCAGAGGCTCACTTATCGCAAGCGGCATAGTTATGCTACCAAATCCAACCAGCACCGGGTTGTTAAGACCCCTG GAGGGAAGTTGGTGTACCAGACCACTAAGAAGAGAGCAAGTGGACCTAAGTGCCCTGTCACTGGCAAGAGGATCCAAGGG ATTCCACACTTGAGACCTGCTGAATACAAGAGGTCTAGATTGCCTCGGAACCGCAGGACCGTGAACCGAGCCTACGGAGGTGTTTTATCAGGAGGAGCTGTTAGAGAAAG GATTATTCGTGCTTTCCTGGTTGAAGagcaaaaaattgtgaaaaaggTATTGAAGATCCAGAAGGCAAAAGAAAAGCAGGCATCAAAGAGTTAA